The following coding sequences are from one Bradyrhizobium sp. 200 window:
- a CDS encoding TetR/AcrR family transcriptional regulator: MTQSSQAAGKMTKLNRVERNAWTKRRIFDAATKVVGKYGYAEASVARITEEAGVAQGTFYNHFENRQELLDQLLPKIGIDMVHFIRERTGTAHAARQEIERFSAFFDFIREVPEFLRILNEAEYFAPIGYQKHLDNIATAYVRILRRARQAGAIEDYSDEEFEAIVHMLMGARGYLSRRYSYVGGSVTAAPEHVISAYRKLVTRGLFTSNKGNSHDR; the protein is encoded by the coding sequence ATGACGCAATCATCGCAAGCCGCGGGCAAAATGACAAAGCTCAACCGTGTCGAGCGCAACGCCTGGACCAAGCGCAGGATATTCGACGCCGCCACCAAGGTGGTCGGCAAATACGGCTACGCCGAGGCTTCCGTCGCCCGCATCACCGAGGAGGCTGGTGTCGCCCAGGGGACGTTCTACAATCACTTCGAGAACCGCCAGGAACTGCTCGATCAATTGCTGCCGAAGATCGGCATCGACATGGTTCATTTCATTCGCGAGCGCACCGGCACGGCGCACGCGGCACGGCAGGAAATCGAGCGCTTCAGCGCCTTCTTCGATTTCATCCGCGAGGTGCCGGAGTTCCTGCGCATCCTCAACGAGGCCGAATATTTTGCGCCGATCGGCTACCAGAAGCATCTCGACAATATCGCGACCGCCTACGTCCGTATCCTCCGGCGCGCGCGTCAGGCCGGTGCGATCGAGGACTATAGCGACGAGGAGTTCGAAGCCATCGTCCATATGCTGATGGGCGCGCGCGGCTATCTGAGCCGTCGCTATTCCTATGTTGGCGGCAGCGTCACCGCGGCGCCTGAGCATGTCATCTCCGCCTACCGGAAGCTGGTCACGCGCGGGCTGTTTACCTCGAACAAAGGCAATAGCCATGACCGCTGA
- a CDS encoding AMP-binding protein gives MINLSSFIAFHARRTPDRCALKYRGEDISYAEFDARIRQVGGWLASRGIGPGDVVAVLMKNSTAFLELVFATSHIGAVFLPINYRLSADEVGYVVGNSGARILIADEEFSGIAAGGAPVVVLDDAAQCSASLLAPDVAPAPMHVRQPRDLMRLMYTSGTTDRPKGVMLTYENLYWKSADQTLVLGLNAGTRLLVVGPLYHVGALDLPGIAVLWHGGMLSIHRNFEPEQALAAIEAEKLNAAWFAPVMTTAILTCPIRDRYDVCSLRWAIGGGEKTPEGRIRAFSDYFKNARYIDAYGLTETCGGDTFMEAGREIEKIGSTGRAIAHVEIEIRDDAGNRLPSGENGEICLRGPKVTQGYWKDPEKTAAAFFGDWFRTGDVGYLDEDGFLYLTDRKKDMIISGGENIASSEVERVIYELPQVREVAVIGLSDARWGEKPVAIVVLADGATLELPDLTDHCRAHLAGFKVPKQLIIRDSLPRNPSGKVLKRVLRTELESHA, from the coding sequence ATGATCAATCTATCCAGCTTCATCGCGTTTCACGCCCGGCGGACGCCGGACCGCTGTGCGCTGAAATACCGCGGCGAGGATATCTCCTACGCCGAATTCGACGCCCGCATCCGTCAGGTCGGTGGATGGCTCGCCTCACGCGGCATCGGCCCCGGCGACGTCGTCGCGGTGCTGATGAAGAACAGCACCGCCTTTCTCGAACTGGTATTTGCGACCAGCCACATCGGCGCGGTGTTTCTGCCGATCAACTATCGGCTCTCTGCCGATGAAGTCGGCTACGTCGTCGGCAATTCAGGCGCACGCATCCTGATTGCGGACGAAGAGTTTTCCGGAATCGCTGCCGGCGGCGCGCCGGTTGTCGTCCTCGACGACGCCGCGCAATGCAGTGCCTCCCTTCTCGCACCTGATGTTGCGCCAGCTCCGATGCATGTCCGGCAGCCGCGCGACCTGATGCGGCTGATGTACACGTCAGGCACGACGGACCGCCCCAAGGGCGTGATGCTCACTTACGAGAACCTGTACTGGAAGTCGGCCGACCAGACGCTCGTGCTCGGATTGAACGCCGGCACGCGATTGCTGGTGGTCGGTCCGCTCTATCACGTCGGCGCGCTCGATCTGCCGGGAATCGCGGTGCTCTGGCACGGCGGCATGCTTTCCATTCACCGCAACTTCGAACCCGAGCAGGCGCTCGCCGCAATCGAAGCGGAGAAACTCAACGCCGCCTGGTTCGCGCCCGTGATGACGACCGCGATCCTCACCTGCCCGATCCGCGATCGCTATGATGTCTGCAGCCTGCGATGGGCGATCGGTGGCGGCGAGAAGACACCGGAAGGGCGCATCCGCGCCTTCTCCGATTATTTCAAGAACGCCCGTTACATCGATGCCTATGGCCTGACCGAAACCTGCGGCGGCGATACTTTCATGGAGGCCGGCCGCGAGATCGAGAAGATCGGCTCGACCGGCCGCGCCATCGCCCATGTCGAAATCGAAATCCGCGACGATGCCGGCAACCGCCTGCCGTCCGGCGAGAACGGCGAAATCTGCCTGCGCGGGCCCAAGGTGACGCAAGGCTACTGGAAGGATCCCGAGAAAACCGCGGCCGCGTTCTTCGGCGACTGGTTTCGTACCGGAGACGTCGGCTATCTCGATGAGGACGGCTTTCTCTACCTGACCGATCGCAAGAAGGACATGATCATTTCCGGCGGCGAGAACATCGCCTCGTCCGAAGTCGAGCGCGTCATCTACGAACTGCCGCAGGTGCGCGAAGTCGCCGTCATCGGCCTGTCCGACGCGCGCTGGGGCGAAAAGCCGGTCGCAATCGTGGTATTGGCGGATGGCGCCACGCTCGAATTGCCCGATCTCACCGATCACTGCCGCGCGCACCTCGCCGGCTTCAAGGTACCGAAGCAACTGATCATCCGCGACAGCCTGCCCCGTAATCCTTCGGGCAAGGTCCTCAAGCGCGTGCTGCGCACCGAACTGGAATCCCACGCATGA
- a CDS encoding ABC transporter substrate-binding protein — MTRTRKAGVSRRATLAMMGAGAVTFATPWVARAQAKTIKVGMPTILSGRVAQLGTSSRNAVTLEVEKVNAAGGLAGRQIEMVIRDSKGQPQEAARVARELVNTDGCEILIDAEASSGAFAVHEVARDLGVLCIHTNSETSALTADPKQHIPNAFRTARQGVHDSIVGGSYAAAIAKAKGLKKWATCSPDYAYGRDTTGEYVTYLKRFAPDVEIISESWPKLFQPDYTEVVTKILQAKPQALYSCLWGGDLTSYIDQANIYALFSQMEVFAVNMADYTALTVVKNLPKGIHSGNRYIKTYPATPENAAWGDAYKAKYNEYPTNWSWENATAIVLLAEASKKANSSDGKKIAEALRGLKIKSPFGADGTVTMRAEDQTLVGYAIGWGTTIPQEPYVPQVQAGDWKAIFELEAEWKKSKGYT; from the coding sequence ATGACGAGAACCCGCAAGGCGGGCGTAAGCCGACGTGCGACGTTGGCGATGATGGGCGCCGGGGCCGTGACATTTGCAACGCCCTGGGTGGCGCGCGCGCAGGCCAAGACCATCAAGGTCGGCATGCCGACCATTCTCTCGGGGCGCGTGGCGCAACTCGGCACCTCGTCGCGCAACGCGGTGACGCTGGAAGTCGAAAAGGTCAATGCCGCCGGCGGGCTGGCCGGACGTCAGATCGAAATGGTGATCCGCGATTCCAAGGGACAGCCGCAGGAAGCCGCCCGCGTCGCCCGCGAACTCGTCAATACCGATGGATGCGAAATATTGATCGACGCGGAAGCGTCATCGGGGGCTTTCGCGGTGCATGAGGTGGCGCGCGATCTCGGCGTGCTCTGCATTCACACCAACTCGGAAACTTCGGCGCTGACCGCCGATCCCAAGCAGCACATTCCCAACGCGTTCCGCACCGCGCGCCAGGGCGTGCACGACTCGATCGTCGGCGGCAGTTACGCAGCAGCGATCGCCAAAGCCAAGGGCCTTAAGAAATGGGCGACCTGTTCGCCCGACTATGCCTATGGCCGCGATACCACCGGTGAATACGTAACGTATCTCAAGCGCTTCGCGCCTGACGTTGAGATCATCAGCGAGTCCTGGCCCAAGCTTTTCCAGCCCGATTACACCGAGGTGGTGACGAAAATCCTGCAGGCCAAGCCGCAGGCGCTGTATTCCTGCCTCTGGGGCGGCGACCTCACGTCCTACATCGACCAGGCTAATATCTACGCGCTGTTCAGCCAGATGGAGGTGTTTGCGGTCAATATGGCCGACTACACCGCGCTGACGGTGGTGAAGAACCTGCCGAAGGGCATTCACTCCGGCAACCGCTACATCAAGACCTATCCGGCAACGCCGGAGAATGCCGCCTGGGGTGACGCCTACAAGGCAAAGTACAACGAGTATCCCACCAACTGGTCATGGGAAAATGCTACCGCGATCGTGCTGCTGGCGGAAGCCTCGAAGAAGGCGAATTCATCCGACGGCAAGAAGATCGCGGAAGCCTTGCGCGGGTTGAAGATCAAGTCGCCATTCGGTGCCGACGGCACCGTCACGATGCGCGCCGAGGACCAGACGCTGGTCGGCTATGCGATCGGCTGGGGCACCACGATCCCGCAAGAACCCTACGTGCCGCAGGTTCAGGCGGGCGACTGGAAGGCGATCTTCGAGCTCGAAGCCGAGTGGAAGAAGAGCAAGGGTTACACCTGA